One window of the Candidatus Eremiobacteraceae bacterium genome contains the following:
- a CDS encoding tetratricopeptide repeat protein, protein MRSSIAVAALFLAASSALVFVSAGEARARTTAIPPTSAPTSAPDPGAQVATAKSLMNTGRPLQAIALLEPVYRADPSNRDVAVALAQAYSYTGAQGKAIAVLDAVLAKDPTDGEARVLLGRAYAYNHDYADAEAQFTAELKANAGDTDAQVGLADTYTFASKYADAEKLYRAVLAKDPKNGDARVGLAAVESYTNRLSGARADYEQVLAAQPTDVDALVGLASVAYWEGDLATAQSIARRAVALAPEDGDALDILRQVDLRIAPLTDVTAVTTTGSDGLERNLQLVQRFYSDPATYFGLYAARYSIAGGGVSTSADRIGVVAGYSRSAAASFDLRADESRFIGQAATTDMSFAFSGSSGLNDYGASLVYGGVDGSIAANGGVPVLNGQSAVIRLTTLAVNGDHRFGRNMAGVALQSAYYSDGNTFRELDLDVNRTQPLNFANASLVGDINYRDAGFANSYSYSSNNLKPPYNLINHSHGYYDYLAQRDATLALTYSERVNDHVSGGVQLTTGTRTTTTFYGPTGATGIFRLEPYITLDTTRMTFSVDDAVVRYSGGRGGLPIPYSANTLQLNVAIRL, encoded by the coding sequence TTGCGCAGCAGCATCGCCGTGGCCGCTCTCTTCCTCGCAGCGAGTTCCGCGCTCGTGTTCGTGAGTGCCGGCGAAGCGCGCGCACGAACGACGGCCATTCCGCCGACGAGCGCGCCGACCTCCGCGCCCGATCCGGGCGCCCAAGTCGCAACGGCAAAGTCGTTGATGAACACCGGCCGCCCGCTGCAGGCGATCGCGCTGCTCGAACCGGTCTATCGCGCCGATCCTTCGAACCGCGACGTGGCAGTGGCACTCGCGCAGGCGTACTCCTATACCGGAGCGCAGGGAAAAGCGATCGCGGTCTTGGACGCGGTCCTCGCAAAAGACCCGACCGACGGCGAGGCGCGCGTGCTTCTCGGGCGCGCCTACGCCTACAACCACGATTACGCCGATGCCGAAGCCCAATTCACCGCTGAACTCAAAGCGAACGCGGGCGACACCGACGCGCAAGTCGGCCTCGCCGACACGTACACGTTCGCGAGCAAATACGCAGACGCCGAGAAACTGTATCGCGCGGTGCTCGCGAAAGATCCGAAGAATGGCGACGCTCGCGTTGGACTGGCTGCCGTGGAATCGTATACGAACCGGCTCAGCGGCGCGCGCGCGGACTACGAACAGGTCCTCGCAGCGCAACCCACCGACGTGGATGCTCTCGTCGGCCTCGCGAGCGTCGCGTATTGGGAGGGCGATCTGGCGACCGCACAATCGATCGCGCGCCGCGCGGTGGCATTGGCACCCGAAGACGGCGACGCGCTCGACATACTTCGGCAAGTCGACCTGCGCATCGCGCCGCTCACCGACGTCACCGCCGTCACGACGACCGGCAGCGATGGCCTGGAACGCAACCTCCAACTCGTGCAGCGGTTCTACTCAGATCCGGCGACCTACTTCGGCTTGTATGCGGCGCGATATTCCATCGCCGGCGGCGGCGTATCCACGTCCGCCGATCGAATCGGCGTGGTCGCCGGCTACTCACGCAGCGCCGCAGCCAGCTTCGATCTGCGCGCCGACGAATCGAGGTTCATCGGTCAAGCCGCGACGACAGACATGTCTTTCGCTTTCTCGGGTTCGTCCGGGTTGAACGATTACGGCGCAAGCTTGGTCTACGGCGGCGTAGACGGCAGCATCGCGGCGAACGGCGGCGTTCCGGTGCTCAACGGGCAGTCGGCCGTCATCCGGTTGACCACGCTTGCCGTGAACGGCGATCATCGCTTCGGCCGCAACATGGCGGGCGTCGCGCTCCAATCGGCGTACTACAGCGACGGGAACACGTTTCGGGAATTGGACCTCGACGTCAACCGGACGCAACCGCTGAATTTTGCCAACGCGTCGCTTGTGGGAGACATCAATTACCGCGATGCCGGATTTGCGAACAGCTACTCGTACTCGTCGAATAATCTGAAGCCGCCCTACAACCTGATCAACCACTCGCACGGCTACTACGACTATCTCGCGCAACGCGACGCGACGCTCGCACTCACCTACTCCGAGCGCGTGAACGACCACGTGAGCGGCGGCGTGCAGCTCACGACCGGCACGCGCACGACGACCACGTTCTATGGACCGACCGGAGCGACCGGGATCTTTCGACTGGAACCGTACATCACGTTGGATACGACGCGCATGACGTTTTCGGTGGACGATGCCGTCGTGCGCTAC
- a CDS encoding glycosyltransferase family 4 protein, with protein sequence MATSYVMLSFEGPDVYSRAGGLGVRAAELSTALAARGAQTDLYFVGDPELAPTETPTPGLTWHRWCQWISRYHPDGVYDGEWGKVLDYQRTIPQRVVDEHVKPAAERGGRVVVLAEEWQTTQTAIMIRQLADVVGCGGAVDILWNANNVYGFDRIDWRRLQRATTVTTVSRWMKHMMAAVGQDPLIIPNGIPKARLAAKPPPKYVGEISRALGAGIGLVKFGRFDPDKRWLMAVDAVAELKRIGRRPKLVMRGGSEPHGNAVRERVRARGLSHHVVRSVPNGLAAAIASAVEDVVELQYFVSDADRDALYAAADAVLANSGREPFGLVGLEVMAVGGVAVTGATGEDYALPFDNALVVDTNDGTELASYVARLQDMPELQKNIRARGLETAARFTWDHAVDILERKIEYVRLAR encoded by the coding sequence ATGGCGACGTCCTACGTGATGCTGTCGTTCGAAGGTCCCGACGTGTATAGCCGCGCCGGCGGTCTCGGCGTGCGCGCTGCCGAATTGTCGACCGCGCTCGCAGCGCGCGGCGCCCAGACGGATCTCTATTTCGTCGGCGATCCCGAACTCGCGCCGACGGAGACGCCCACGCCTGGGCTCACGTGGCATCGCTGGTGTCAGTGGATCTCGCGCTATCATCCCGACGGCGTCTACGACGGCGAGTGGGGAAAAGTGCTCGACTATCAGCGCACGATCCCACAACGGGTCGTAGACGAACACGTGAAGCCGGCAGCCGAACGCGGCGGCCGCGTCGTCGTGCTCGCCGAAGAATGGCAGACGACGCAGACCGCGATCATGATCCGTCAACTCGCCGATGTCGTCGGCTGTGGCGGGGCCGTCGATATCCTATGGAATGCGAACAACGTCTACGGTTTCGACCGGATCGATTGGCGGCGGCTCCAACGCGCCACGACGGTCACCACGGTAAGCCGTTGGATGAAACACATGATGGCGGCCGTCGGCCAGGATCCGCTGATCATCCCGAACGGCATCCCAAAGGCGCGCCTTGCCGCGAAGCCACCGCCGAAATATGTCGGCGAGATCTCGCGCGCGCTCGGCGCCGGTATCGGGCTCGTAAAATTTGGCAGATTCGATCCGGACAAACGCTGGCTCATGGCTGTGGATGCGGTCGCTGAACTCAAGCGCATCGGGCGCCGTCCGAAACTTGTGATGCGCGGCGGGTCGGAGCCGCACGGCAACGCGGTGCGCGAACGAGTGCGCGCACGCGGCCTTTCCCATCATGTCGTGCGCTCGGTGCCGAACGGTCTTGCAGCGGCAATTGCGAGCGCAGTCGAGGATGTGGTCGAACTGCAATACTTCGTCTCGGATGCCGATCGCGACGCGTTGTACGCCGCCGCCGACGCGGTGCTAGCGAACAGCGGCCGCGAACCGTTCGGGCTCGTCGGATTGGAAGTGATGGCGGTCGGCGGCGTGGCGGTCACGGGTGCGACCGGCGAGGATTACGCGCTGCCCTTTGACAACGCGCTGGTGGTCGATACCAACGACGGCACGGAATTGGCCTCGTACGTCGCGCGGCTCCAGGACATGCCCGAGCTTCAGAAAAACATACGGGCCAGAGGCCTGGAAACGGCTGCCCGGTTCACATGGGACCATGCCGTCGACATCCTCGAGCGGAAGATAGAGTACGTGCGGCTGGCGCGATAG
- the eno gene encoding phosphopyruvate hydratase, whose translation MPELTAPAIAEIRAREVLDSRGNPTVAVRVTTSDGVRAEAMVPSGASTGAHEAIELRDGDVKRYLGKGVLKAVDNVNGPIERKLRGMDVTDQGEIDRTLIALDGTKNKAKLGANAILGVSLACAHAAAANLGLPLFRYLGGAQGRVMPVPMMNVINGGKHADGALQFQECMIVPLGAPSLAEAVRYGAEVFHHLGKILKKKGFATTVGDEGGYAPPLTHIAEALELITNAIAAAGYKPGRDVAIALDPAASEFREKGGYLAERDKRPLSSGQMIDLYEKLLRDFPLVSIEDGLGEDDWAGWEELTRRLGDRVQLVGDDLFVTNVEYLQRGISRGAANAILVKVNQIGTLTETVDCVRTAQAAGYRTVISHRSGETGDTTIADIAVALNAGQIKTGSLSRSDRVEKYNRLMAIEAALGENAVYPGASAFRASAYSGSAEGQAPLAPTKRRRESR comes from the coding sequence ATGCCTGAACTCACCGCCCCGGCGATCGCGGAAATCCGAGCGCGTGAAGTGCTCGATTCGCGCGGCAATCCGACCGTGGCCGTGCGAGTGACGACGTCCGACGGCGTGAGGGCGGAAGCGATGGTCCCCTCCGGCGCCTCGACCGGAGCGCATGAGGCGATCGAACTGCGCGACGGCGACGTGAAGCGCTATCTCGGCAAGGGCGTCCTCAAGGCGGTCGACAACGTCAACGGACCGATCGAACGCAAACTTCGCGGCATGGATGTCACCGACCAGGGCGAGATCGACCGCACACTGATCGCGCTCGACGGCACGAAGAACAAGGCGAAGCTCGGCGCTAACGCGATCCTCGGCGTTTCCCTCGCCTGTGCTCACGCGGCGGCAGCGAACCTCGGCCTTCCTCTATTCCGCTATCTGGGCGGAGCGCAGGGTCGTGTCATGCCCGTGCCCATGATGAACGTCATCAACGGAGGCAAGCACGCCGACGGCGCGCTGCAGTTCCAGGAGTGCATGATCGTGCCGCTCGGCGCGCCTTCTCTCGCTGAAGCAGTGCGCTACGGAGCAGAAGTCTTCCATCACCTCGGCAAGATCCTGAAGAAGAAAGGCTTTGCCACAACGGTCGGTGACGAGGGCGGATACGCACCGCCGCTGACGCACATCGCCGAGGCGCTCGAACTGATCACGAACGCGATCGCCGCCGCCGGCTATAAACCCGGACGCGACGTCGCGATCGCGCTGGATCCCGCTGCCAGCGAATTCCGCGAGAAGGGCGGTTACCTCGCCGAACGTGATAAGCGACCGCTGTCGTCCGGCCAGATGATAGACCTTTACGAAAAGCTGCTGCGCGACTTTCCGCTCGTGAGCATCGAGGATGGCCTGGGCGAGGACGATTGGGCCGGATGGGAAGAGCTGACGCGGCGGCTCGGCGATCGGGTGCAGCTTGTCGGCGACGATCTGTTCGTCACGAATGTGGAGTATCTGCAGCGGGGCATCTCGCGCGGTGCGGCCAACGCGATCTTGGTCAAGGTCAATCAAATCGGCACGCTGACGGAGACTGTGGATTGCGTGCGCACGGCGCAAGCCGCGGGCTATCGGACCGTGATCTCGCACAGGTCTGGTGAGACGGGCGATACGACGATCGCCGATATCGCGGTCGCCTTGAATGCAGGCCAGATCAAGACGGGTTCGCTTTCGCGCAGCGATCGCGTGGAGAAGTATAACCGGTTGATGGCGATCGAAGCCGCGCTCGGCGAGAATGCCGTCTACCCGGGCGCATCCGCATTCCGCGCATCGGCATACAGCGGATCCGCAGAGGGGCAAGCACCGCTTGCCCCAACGAAGCGGCGCCGCGAATCCCGTTGA
- the ndk gene encoding nucleoside-diphosphate kinase, translated as MERTLLLAKPDAVQRGLVGEIISRFERRGLQIVGLKLLAISTQLAKEHYREHVGKPFFKPLVEYITSTPVVAIVVEGPNAVELCRATIGATNPVAATPGSIRGDLSMQVGRNLVHGSDSAKSAKREVKLFFKASELLTYKRAMQRWITE; from the coding sequence GTGGAACGAACGCTGCTGCTCGCTAAACCGGACGCAGTTCAACGCGGCCTGGTCGGCGAGATCATCTCCCGCTTCGAACGTCGCGGCCTGCAGATCGTAGGCCTGAAACTGCTGGCCATTTCGACGCAGCTCGCCAAAGAACACTATCGCGAACACGTCGGCAAACCGTTCTTCAAACCGCTTGTCGAGTACATCACATCGACGCCGGTCGTCGCCATTGTCGTGGAAGGTCCGAACGCAGTCGAATTGTGCCGCGCGACGATCGGCGCGACGAATCCCGTTGCGGCCACGCCAGGTTCGATTCGGGGTGATCTCAGCATGCAGGTCGGCCGAAATCTCGTGCACGGTTCCGACAGCGCGAAGAGCGCGAAGCGCGAAGTCAAGCTCTTCTTCAAAGCTTCCGAGCTCCTGACATACAAGCGCGCCATGCAGCGCTGGATCACGGAGTAA